Genomic window (Ictalurus punctatus breed USDA103 chromosome 16, Coco_2.0, whole genome shotgun sequence):
GTAGTTGTGGAGGATAACGGACAGCCATCTCGCTCAGCTGTAGTGAACATCAATGTAGTTGTAGCGGACACTTTCCCTGAAGTGCTCTCAGAATTCACCGACTTTACGCACGCCAAACAATATAATGATGACCTCaccttttatttagttttagcaTTAGCTgctgtttctttccttttcttcacAACTGTAgtagttataatatcagtaaaGATCTACAGGTGGAGACAATCGCGCATCTTCCATCACTCCAATCTCCCAGTTATTCCGTACTATCCACCCGGTTACGCAGACACAGGAGTTACTGGAACTCTGCCGCACATGTATAATTATGATGCTTGTATGACGACTGACTCGAAGAAGAGTGGCTGTAAATATTCTACACTTGGAGGACAAAGTGTTTTAGTGATGGACCCGAGTTTTACAGAAACGATGCAGCGCGTTATGAAGGAAAATAATCTTCTAGATGATCCTGATTCTCCTGAAATGGTAAGCGTTTGTTATTGTATATCCTCATCCCGAAACTATTCATTATCTACAATGAATAGTGAATAGAAACTACTTACGTCTGGACATGTTTTAAATAGAAACGCCATGTGTGATAACTGTTTTAtcgctgtttgtttgtttaatccgGTGTATGATTTAAATTACATGGTTGCTAAATATCCAACTACATTTTCttgtgtacagtagtgtagtcaTTTTCAAAGCGACTTGTTTTGGCCAGAGGATTTCACATGGCGTTTATCAGTCATACTATAGGGAGGCATAAGTTAGGATATTGGCTGTATTTcatgatctgttttttgtttagttttgttgtgttttttttttttttttttttttaatctcttcgGTAATTCGTGTATTTTGTTATTGGAATAGCCACTTTAATggtatttttttctctgacaGACATTAAccagaaatgtacattttgaatcatgttattttatttatttgttaatttattgCAGTTACTGGCAACAGTGAGTTTGATCAAAGTAGGGAGGAGGTTAAAACaaattgaaggaaaaaagtaGGAAGATGTTTTCCGTTTCGATCTAATGCAGCGTTAATAATGATTCCGATAAAATAGTGATGTTTAATACgcgtatataaatataattgcaATTACCAATTTAATTTCTTAAACCTTCGATTAAAATCAACCAGCAATACTTGATTTTGACTCAAAGGGCCGCTGTGTATCAAGGATGCTTCGATTTTGCACTTTTGTGCCCcacatccacccacccacagCAACTCCTagacgagagaaagaaaggattttATTTCGCATAGGATTTACGTGCGCAGTGTTGAAAGAGTCTTTCACATCTTTGTAAACGGGCTTACGGTGGATTTACACTCGTTGCGAGGATATTAATACTGGATGGCATTGTTCTTTCTGAGGATCTCAGGCGTCGCGGAGAAAATGGCAGTGATGTGGCACACGGTATTGTTTTTCATCCTCCTTTCTTCTCGCTCCGTGCTCGGGCAAGTCAGCTACTCCATAACGGAGGAAATGCCAAAAGGTTCAGTAATTGGAAATATTGCTCAGGATTTGGGTCTGGATGTAAAAAGGTTAAATTCTGGGAAAGCACGAATTCATACGGTGGATAGCACGGAATACATCGCGCTGAATAAAGAAAGAGGAATGCTccttataaaagaaaaaatagatcGAGAGACGCTTTGCGCAACAAAGACTCCGTGCGCTCTACATATTCAAATGATTCTTGAAAACCCGATGGAATTGTATACAATAACTATCGAAATCACGGACACTAATGATAATGCGCCATTGTTCCAGACGGAGGAAATCAGGATTGAAATAAGCGAGGCGGCTGTACCGGGAGCGAGATTCATGTTAGAGAGAGCAATGGATGCTGACGTCGGTACTAACGGCCTTCAGAGCTACTCACTTAAACCGACAGATCATTTTGTTTTAGAACTGGAAACTCATGGAGACGGAGgtaaaaatgtagaaatggtTTTACAAAAACCACTCGATAGAGAAAAGCAGGAAAGGcttacattattattaacagCGATGGATGGAGGTGAACCGGTTCTGTCTGGTACTGTACAGATACACGTTACTGTTCTAGATGTAAATGATAACGCTCCTGTCTTTAcacaaaaagtatataaagcCTCAATAATCGAAAACTCACCGAAAGGCACTAAATTGACAACCGTGAGCGCATCTGATGCTGATGAAGGAACAAACGGACAGGTGACTTATTACATTTCAAACACAGATAAGAGTGTGAAAGATGTGTTTAACCTAAATGAAGATGATGGCGAAATAACACTAAAAGGACACATCGACTATGAAACTAAAAGCAATTATCAACTTGACATTCAAGCCAGGGACCAAGGCGGTCTCTCGGACTCATGCAAGATAATTGTCGATGTCTTGGACATAAACGACAATAAACCAACTCTTTCTATTCTATCCATGGCTAGCTCCATAACAGAAAACTCTCTAACAGGAAATATCGTTGCAATGATTAACGTAAATGACCCAGACTCGGAAGCAAATGGCAAAGTTCAGTGTGAAATCAGTGATAATATTCCATTTACTATCACATCTCCATCTAACACTGTTTTTGCACTGCGCACAGATCAGGAattggatagagagagagaggctgagtATAATATCACCGTGACTTGCTCTGATGAGGGAGTTCCCTCACTTTCCAGCAGCACTTCTCTCCGTTTACAAATATCAGATGTAAATGACAACGCGCCtgtgtttgaaagaaagaattaCGAGGCATATGTGGTGGAGAACAACACACCAGGTCTCTCTATATTCACAGTGAAGGCGAGTGACGCAGACTCCAATCAGAATGCTCGAGTTTCTTATATTTTAGAAGAGAGCACTGTCAACGGAGTTCCTGTATCATCATATGTGTCAGTCAGTTCCGATAGTGGAGTCATTAATGCAGTGCGCTCTTTCGACTACGAGCAGTTAAAGAACTTCCATTTCCGCGTCAGAGCGCAGGACGGAGGCTCCCCTCCACTCAGTAGTAACGTGACAGTAAAAATTACAATCCAAGATCAGAATGACAATGCTCCTCAGGTTCTCTACCCAGTACAGACTGGTGGCTCTGTGGTGGCTGAGATTGTGCCTCGTTCAGCAGATGTCGGCTATCTAGTCACTAAAGTGGTGGCTGTTGATGTGGACTCTGGACAGAATGCCTGGCTCTCCTACAAACTCCAGAAAGCCACAGACAGGGCGCTGTTTGAAGTGGGAGCGCAGAATGGAGAGATACGAACTGTGCGCCAGGTCACTGATAAAGATCCTGTCAAACAAAAGCTTACTGTAGTTGTGGAGGATAACGGACAGCCATCTCGCTCAGCTGTAGTGAACATCAATGTAGCTGTAGCGGACACTTTCCCTGAAGTGCTCTCAGAATTCACCGACTTTACGCACGCCAAACAATATAACGATGACCTCaccttttatttagttttagcaTTAGCTgctgtttctttccttttcatcaCAACTGTAgtagttataatatcagtaaaGATCTACAGGTGGAGACAATCGCGTGTCTTCCATCACTCCAATCTCCCAGTTATTCCGTACTATCCTCCCGGTTACGCAGACACAGGAGTTACTGGAACTCTACCGCACATGTATAATTATGATGCTTGTATGACGACTGACTCGAGGAAGAGTGGCTGTAAATATT
Coding sequences:
- the LOC108276794 gene encoding protocadherin gamma-A8-like, which gives rise to MALFFLRISGVAEKMAVMWHTVLFFILLSSRSVLGQVSYSITEEMPKGSVIGNIAQDLGLDVKRLNSGKARIHTVDSTEYIALNKERGMLLIKEKIDRETLCATKTPCALHIQMILENPMELYTITIEITDTNDNAPLFQTEEIRIEISEAAVPGARFMLERAMDADVGTNGLQSYSLKPTDHFVLELETHGDGGKNVEMVLQKPLDREKQERLTLLLTAMDGGEPVLSGTVQIHVTVLDVNDNAPVFTQKVYKASIIENSPKGTKLTTVSASDADEGTNGQVTYYISNTDKSVKDVFNLNEDDGEITLKGHIDYETKSNYQLDIQARDQGGLSDSCKIIVDVLDINDNKPTLSILSMASSITENSLTGNIVAMINVNDPDSEANGKVQCEISDNIPFTITSPSNTVFALRTDQELDREREAEYNITVTCSDEGVPSLSSSTSLRLQISDVNDNAPVFERKNYEAYVVENNTPGLSIFTVKASDADSNQNARVSYILEESTVNGVPVSSYVSVSSDSGVINAVRSFDYEQLKNFHFRVRAQDGGSPPLSSNVTVKITIQDQNDNAPQVLYPVQTGGSVVAEIVPRSADVGYLVTKVVAVDVDSGQNAWLSYKLQKATDRALFEVGAQNGEIRTVRQVTDKDPVKQKLTVVVEDNGQPSRSAVVNINVAVADTFPEVLSEFTDFTHAKQYNDDLTFYLVLALAAVSFLFITTVVVIISVKIYRWRQSRVFHHSNLPVIPYYPPGYADTGVTGTLPHMYNYDACMTTDSRKSGCKYSTLGAQNVLVMDPRFTETMQRAMKGNNILDAADSPELVRACL